In Nostoc sp. GT001, a genomic segment contains:
- a CDS encoding AAA family ATPase — translation MVSTLVNIPGYKVSEELYNGSRTIVYRGYRETDSLPVVIKLLKNPYPSFSELLSFRNQYTIAKNLNSPLIVQTYSLEPYQNAYALVMEDFGGISLKNYFTSVETQYISSLKEFLEIAIALCNTLDILYHERIIHKDIKPSNILINPETKQVKLIDFSIASLLPRETQTLINSNGLEGTLAYISPEQTGRMNRGIDYRTDFYSLGVTFYELLTGVLPFQSNDPMELVHCHIAKQPPSVIREEIPQVISDIVMKLMAKNAEERYQSALGLKLDLEKCLDQLQVSGEIQSFKIAQRDVCDRFIIPDKLYGRETEAETLLQAFERVSLGATEMMLVAGFSGIGKTAVVNEVHKPIVRQRGYFIKGKYDQFQRNIPFSAFVQAFRDLMGQLLTESDVQLEQWKNQILETVGENGQVIIEVIPELEKIIGEQPPAVELSGTAAQNRFNLLFQKFTQVFTSAEHPLVMFLDDLQWADSASLKLMQLLMADTGHLLIIGAYRDNEVNPAHPLMLTLSEIQKNQATINTITLTPLSQSQINQLVADTLKSTENLALPLSQLVYQKTKGNPFFATQFLKALHEENFIQFNLELGCWQCDLSKINQQALTDDVVEFMALQLEKLPLATQNILKLAACIGNQFELATLAIVSEHSEVETAANLWKALQEGLILPIGDVYKFYVGAESQAITPEKSQNVTYKFLHDRVQQAAYSLIPDDQKQTTHYQIGQLLLQQISTQARVDRIFEIVNQLNHGTVLITQPTQREELAGLNLIACRKAKTSTAYQAAREYATVGLSLLSENTWQQQYEMTLALYELAAEVAMLNGNFEAMEQLIDIVIQQARSLPEKVNVYCIRIQSHISQSKLTLAIAIAQPILQQLGITFPETPTPSDIQQEIQQIKELIGDREIADLVHLPEMTDAEKLGTLKIVNIISPAAYLTGSVLYPLLNTLSVKLSIQYGNTSTSAFGYVNYGNILCNFFQVVDTGTQFASLALQIISKLDAKASKTDVLMILGLFVVHRKSHIKETLPLLQEGYTSAIEFGNLVLTGYNGHSFCLNSFWSSQPLATLEQDICAYCHSLTQLNQLTTANYCRIYWQPVLNLLGFAEHTTFLSGKALEETEFRPQLESAKDGYGLYIFHLYKLMLCFLFGEIEPAKNHAIEVRRYFMAGAGLVTEPVFYLYDSLLTLAQLNPQLDETSEELQGVTENQTKLQQWAYHAPMNYQHKVDLVEAEKCRVLGQKAEAIEFYDKAITLAKANEYTQEEALANELAAKFYLDWGRQRIAGDYMIEAYYAYARWGAKAKVADLEARYPQLLRPILEQTRSPLSTHETLFTLGSVTSTSSAISSSNVSVALDLATILKASHTISGEIELENLLSSLLTIVIENAGADKCVFMLLRDSRLLIKGSITTGSKPVVLQRIPIEDSQDIPHRLIYKVLHDKQTAVLVNASADRTLANDPYIIRQQPKSILCSPILHQGKLLGILYLENNLATGAFTKDRVELLNLLCAQAAISLENARLYERSLEYSQQLERSLEELSTAQCVLQSSQQRLHLLVQQTPLAVIEWDTNFQVTDWNPAAERIFGYSKQEALGCGFKFIIPEIIQAEIERVSVEIISQEGGNYSINENVTKDGQIIICAWYNNPLVNADGELIGVASLADDITEQQAVLRERKVAEIQLQQKAQELETALQNLQQAQLQMVQTEKMSALGNLVAGVAHEMNNPLGFIAASLKQAKPTIADIVEHLRLYQESFPNKSDEIEDHAEEIDLDYSLEDLPKMIDSMSMACDRLKNISTSLRTFSRADQDYKVPFNIHQGIDSTILILKHRLKANEQRPAIQVVANYGNLPQVECFPGQLNQVFMNIFANAIDALDESNYGLSFEEIKDNPNCITITTSVENNLVKVSITDNAKGMSEEVKQKIFDHLFTTKAVGKGTGLGLAIARQIVEETHGGKLSFNSVLNQGTEFTIEIPV, via the coding sequence GACTTTAGTATCGCATCCTTACTCCCACGAGAAACACAAACTTTGATAAATTCTAATGGATTAGAAGGGACACTCGCTTATATTTCCCCGGAACAAACAGGAAGAATGAATCGGGGAATTGACTATCGCACTGATTTTTATTCTTTGGGTGTGACATTCTACGAATTACTTACTGGAGTTTTGCCATTTCAATCAAACGATCCAATGGAGTTGGTGCATTGTCATATTGCAAAACAACCTCCTTCAGTTATTAGAGAAGAGATACCGCAGGTGATTTCAGATATCGTCATGAAATTGATGGCGAAGAATGCCGAAGAGAGATATCAGAGTGCATTAGGACTAAAATTGGATTTAGAAAAATGTTTAGATCAGCTACAAGTTTCTGGTGAAATTCAAAGTTTTAAAATTGCACAACGGGATGTATGCGATCGCTTCATCATCCCCGACAAACTCTACGGACGAGAAACCGAAGCAGAAACTTTACTGCAAGCATTTGAGCGAGTCAGTCTTGGTGCAACAGAAATGATGCTGGTAGCAGGTTTTTCGGGTATTGGGAAAACCGCCGTTGTCAACGAAGTTCATAAACCAATTGTTCGGCAACGCGGTTATTTTATCAAAGGGAAATATGACCAATTTCAACGCAATATTCCTTTCTCTGCTTTTGTACAAGCATTTCGGGATTTAATGGGGCAATTGTTAACCGAAAGTGATGTCCAACTAGAGCAATGGAAAAATCAAATATTAGAAACTGTTGGAGAGAACGGTCAGGTAATTATTGAAGTCATTCCCGAATTAGAAAAAATCATTGGCGAACAACCACCAGCAGTAGAATTATCAGGAACGGCAGCCCAAAATCGCTTTAATTTATTGTTTCAAAAATTCACCCAAGTCTTTACTAGCGCCGAACATCCATTAGTGATGTTTTTAGATGATTTACAATGGGCTGATTCAGCATCATTAAAGTTGATGCAGCTATTAATGGCTGATACAGGTCATCTTTTGATCATTGGTGCTTATCGTGATAACGAAGTCAATCCAGCCCATCCATTAATGTTGACTTTGAGCGAAATCCAAAAAAACCAAGCAACTATTAATACTATTACTTTAACACCCCTGAGTCAATCCCAAATCAATCAATTAGTCGCTGATACCCTAAAAAGTACAGAAAATTTGGCATTACCACTTTCACAATTAGTCTATCAAAAAACTAAAGGCAACCCATTTTTTGCCACCCAATTTCTCAAAGCCCTACACGAAGAAAATTTCATTCAGTTTAACTTGGAGTTAGGCTGTTGGCAATGCGATCTGTCCAAAATTAATCAACAAGCCTTGACCGATGATGTCGTAGAATTTATGGCGTTGCAGTTAGAGAAGTTACCGTTAGCAACCCAGAATATTCTGAAGTTAGCCGCTTGTATTGGCAATCAGTTCGAGCTAGCAACATTAGCAATTGTTTCAGAACACTCAGAGGTAGAAACCGCAGCCAATTTATGGAAAGCATTGCAAGAAGGTTTGATTTTACCGATTGGTGATGTTTATAAATTTTATGTAGGGGCAGAAAGTCAAGCCATTACGCCAGAAAAGTCTCAAAATGTTACCTACAAATTTTTACACGATCGCGTTCAACAAGCAGCCTATTCCCTAATTCCCGATGACCAAAAACAAACGACTCATTACCAAATCGGACAACTGCTTCTACAACAGATTTCCACACAAGCTAGAGTTGACCGGATTTTTGAAATCGTCAATCAATTAAATCATGGAACTGTTTTAATTACCCAACCAACTCAACGAGAAGAATTAGCTGGCCTCAATTTAATTGCCTGTCGCAAAGCTAAAACTTCAACCGCCTATCAAGCAGCGCGTGAATATGCGACAGTGGGATTGTCTTTGTTGTCAGAAAATACTTGGCAGCAGCAGTATGAAATGACCCTCGCCTTATATGAATTAGCTGCGGAAGTAGCAATGCTAAACGGTAATTTTGAGGCGATGGAACAGCTTATTGATATTGTCATTCAACAGGCACGCTCCTTACCTGAAAAAGTCAATGTTTACTGCATTAGAATTCAATCTCATATTTCCCAAAGTAAACTGACATTAGCGATCGCGATCGCCCAACCAATCTTACAACAGCTTGGCATAACCTTTCCTGAAACACCGACACCATCAGATATTCAACAGGAAATCCAACAGATTAAGGAACTCATTGGAGATAGGGAAATCGCTGATTTGGTTCACTTGCCTGAAATGACCGATGCAGAAAAACTTGGTACTCTTAAAATTGTCAATATCATCAGCCCAGCAGCTTACCTCACTGGCTCTGTGCTGTACCCATTGCTGAATACTTTGTCCGTTAAACTATCAATTCAGTACGGTAACACATCGACTTCTGCTTTCGGTTATGTGAACTATGGCAATATTCTCTGCAATTTCTTCCAAGTCGTGGATACAGGAACACAGTTTGCTTCCCTGGCACTCCAGATTATTTCAAAACTCGATGCCAAAGCAAGTAAAACAGATGTTTTGATGATCTTGGGGTTATTTGTTGTACACCGCAAATCTCACATTAAAGAAACACTACCCCTGTTGCAAGAGGGTTACACCAGTGCCATAGAATTTGGGAACTTGGTACTTACTGGGTACAATGGCCACAGTTTTTGTCTCAATTCTTTTTGGAGCAGTCAACCCCTGGCTACCTTAGAGCAGGATATTTGCGCTTACTGCCATAGTTTGACCCAATTAAATCAATTAACAACTGCAAACTATTGCCGGATTTATTGGCAACCTGTTTTAAATCTGCTGGGTTTTGCAGAACACACCACTTTTTTGTCTGGGAAAGCCCTTGAAGAAACAGAATTTCGACCGCAGCTAGAGTCTGCCAAAGATGGATATGGATTGTATATTTTCCATTTGTATAAACTAATGCTTTGTTTCTTGTTTGGAGAAATTGAGCCAGCGAAAAATCATGCTATTGAAGTCAGGCGCTATTTTATGGCTGGTGCGGGATTAGTCACCGAACCAGTATTTTATCTTTATGATTCTCTGCTAACTCTGGCACAATTAAATCCACAGTTAGATGAAACATCAGAAGAATTGCAGGGTGTAACAGAAAATCAAACCAAGTTACAGCAATGGGCGTATCATGCACCCATGAATTATCAACATAAGGTTGATTTGGTAGAGGCGGAAAAATGTCGAGTATTAGGACAAAAAGCCGAAGCAATTGAGTTTTACGACAAGGCGATAACTCTAGCCAAAGCCAACGAATATACCCAAGAAGAAGCACTTGCTAACGAACTGGCAGCAAAATTCTACCTAGATTGGGGCAGACAGCGCATTGCTGGGGACTACATGATTGAAGCCTACTATGCTTATGCTCGTTGGGGTGCAAAAGCCAAAGTCGCTGACCTAGAAGCTCGCTATCCACAACTACTTAGACCTATATTAGAGCAAACCCGTTCTCCTCTCTCCACTCACGAAACTTTGTTCACATTGGGTAGTGTCACTTCCACCAGTTCGGCCATATCCAGTAGTAATGTTTCTGTGGCTTTAGATTTAGCTACTATTCTCAAAGCTTCTCATACTATTTCCGGTGAAATCGAACTGGAAAATCTACTTTCATCGTTGCTGACCATCGTCATCGAAAATGCGGGGGCTGATAAATGCGTGTTCATGCTCTTGCGAGACTCGCGCCTGTTAATCAAAGGGTCAATTACCACAGGTTCAAAGCCAGTTGTCTTGCAGCGTATTCCCATTGAAGATAGCCAGGACATTCCCCACAGACTGATTTACAAAGTCTTGCATGACAAGCAAACTGCTGTGCTGGTGAATGCAAGTGCCGATCGCACCTTAGCTAATGACCCCTATATCATCCGTCAGCAGCCCAAAAGTATCTTGTGTAGCCCGATTTTGCATCAAGGGAAGTTGCTGGGCATTTTATATCTAGAAAATAATCTAGCAACGGGGGCGTTCACAAAAGATCGCGTCGAACTTCTCAACTTACTCTGCGCCCAAGCCGCAATTTCTTTGGAAAATGCCCGACTTTATGAGCGATCGCTAGAGTATTCCCAACAGCTAGAGCGATCGCTTGAGGAGTTAAGCACCGCACAGTGTGTGTTGCAATCATCCCAGCAACGACTCCACCTATTGGTTCAGCAAACTCCACTAGCAGTCATCGAATGGGATACTAATTTCCAGGTTACTGACTGGAACCCAGCCGCAGAAAGAATCTTTGGCTACAGCAAACAAGAGGCTTTGGGTTGTGGATTCAAATTCATCATTCCTGAAATAATTCAAGCAGAAATTGAGCGAGTCAGCGTCGAAATTATATCGCAGGAGGGCGGTAATTACAGTATCAATGAAAATGTGACAAAGGATGGTCAAATTATCATTTGTGCTTGGTATAACAATCCGCTTGTAAATGCAGATGGCGAGTTAATCGGAGTTGCTTCCCTAGCAGATGATATTACAGAACAGCAAGCTGTGCTACGCGAACGCAAAGTTGCCGAAATCCAACTTCAACAAAAAGCACAAGAGCTAGAAACTGCTTTACAAAACCTGCAACAAGCACAATTACAAATGGTGCAAACTGAGAAAATGTCTGCACTAGGCAACTTAGTTGCTGGTGTAGCTCACGAAATGAATAATCCCCTTGGTTTTATTGCTGCTAGTCTCAAACAAGCGAAACCTACTATCGCTGATATTGTTGAACATCTCAGACTATATCAAGAAAGTTTCCCCAATAAAAGCGATGAAATCGAAGACCACGCCGAAGAAATCGACTTGGATTATAGCTTAGAAGACTTACCAAAGATGATTGATTCTATGTCTATGGCGTGTGACAGGCTAAAGAACATCAGCACCAGTTTGAGAACTTTCTCTCGTGCCGATCAAGACTACAAAGTACCTTTCAATATCCACCAAGGCATTGATAGCACTATTCTCATTCTCAAACATCGTCTCAAGGCCAATGAACAACGTCCGGCGATTCAAGTTGTTGCCAACTACGGTAATTTACCTCAAGTAGAATGTTTCCCCGGTCAATTAAATCAGGTATTTATGAATATTTTCGCTAATGCTATTGATGCATTAGATGAATCTAACTATGGACTCAGCTTTGAAGAAATTAAAGACAATCCTAACTGTATTACAATTACAACCTCAGTCGAAAATAATCTCGTTAAAGTTTCCATTACTGATAATGCCAAGGGGATGAGCGAAGAAGTTAAACAAAAAATATTTGACCATTTATTTACTACGAAAGCTGTGGGTAAAGGTACAGGATTAGGGTTAGCGATCGCTCGGCAAATCGTTGAAGAAACCCACGGTGGAAAATTAAGTTTTAACTCGGTTCTGAATCAGGGTACAGAATTTACGATTGAAATTCCGGTATGA
- a CDS encoding AAA family ATPase, which yields MVSTRVNIPGYKVSEELYNGSRTIVYRGYRETDSLPVVIKLLKNPYPSFSELLSFRNQYTIAKNLNSPLIVQTYNLEPYQNTYALVMEDFGGISLKDWGLRSGLAVSVAEWEWKIGRNLESLMEFLEIAIALCNTLDILYRDRIIHKDIKPANILINPETKQVKLIDFSIASLLPRETQTLMNPNVLEGTLGYISPEQTGRMNRGIDYRTDFYSLGVTFYELLTGELPFHSNDPMELVHCHLAKLPPILGDRKEIPQVLCDIVIKLMAKNAEDRYQSALGLKFDLETCLSQLQETGEIKHFPIAQRDLCDRFIIPDKLYGRETEVETLLQAFERVSTGATEMMLVAGFSGIGKTVVVNEVHKPIVKKRGYFIKGKYDQFQRNIPFSAFVQAFRDLMGQLLTESDAQIQQFKTNILAAVGDNGQVIIDVIPELERIIGQQPPATELSGTAAQNRFNLLFQKFTQVFTSEKHPLVMFLDDLQWADSASLMLIQLLMADTKHLFLIGAYRDNEVNSAHPLMLTLNDIQQTAATINTITLASLSQSQVNQLVADTLKCTKDSALPVSQLVFQKTQGNPFFGIQFLKALHQDGLIEFNFESGYWQCDITKINQQAVTDDVVKFMVFQLQKLSPSTQNVLQLAACIGNQFDLATLAIVWESSEIETAASLWKALQEGLILPISDVYKFYQGENHDRLALSTGNTNKQLAKYRFLHDRVQQAAYSLIPDNQKQATHLKIGQLLLENSSQIEQEEKLFDIVGHLNLGQELIAQPHQREALARLNLAAGGKAKNSTAYAAARAYLQTGIELLTINCWQDQYELTLSLYVAAAEAAYLNADFDGMEQTAVQVLQSAQTILDKVKIYEIQIAAQTAQSRLLEAIAVGRDALKQLGVELPIEPNNAEIGKALQVLASQLAGKRIEELADLPVMTDPQAQAAMQLLGMLFAPVFQGMPGLLPLISCTMVTLSLQFGNTPASTVGYGLHGMVLCAFLGEVEGGYGFGQLALNLLDRFNVREFKSTISMLFGGFIQHHQETLSATIPLLKAGFTSGMETGDFLHAGYNVCCYSYAVFWSGSELSNLELDIASYNAALTQAKQHSAQTYVSIMRQAAQNFRETQIQPDCLSGSIYDETVMIPKHHQANELTVMAELYIYKLLLAYSFGDYKAAIAYIEEGKKYLLAVSGLIFVPISHFYAALTHLALFSTHPEIELSLILAQVEIHQTTLHHCAQNAPTNHLHKWHLVEAEKQRVLGNKAEALENYDRAITLAKANGYIQEEALSNELVAKFYFDWGKERVAQEYMQEAYYCYARWGAKAKIEDLEKRYPQLLQSILQQQRINFNTLETISFRSTSSSTCTSTTGSTSISQTLDFTSVLKAAQTISSSLELDQLIASLTHIILENSGAKKAVLILPQDDTWQVRAITSINHDQIQTILEPQSLADCQEIPAKIINYVKNTQQTVVIDNCKTDTIGLIGEYMHRIQPQSVLCTPILNQGRLVGILYLENQLTQGVFTSDRLSLVNFLCTQAAISLENAQLYNHLQEREKFLNSIYEGVGCLIFVTDIRDDGRFEYTGWSKSCELAVGIPASQVLGKTPQEVMAADEGAAVEQKYLHCFQTGIPITYEECLTFNDQKTWWLTTLSPLKDETGKVYRIVGTTINISDRKQAESAVTEKSQALGTALEDLQQAQLQIVQSEKMSALGNLVAGVAHEMNNPLGFISASLKQTKPTIADLVQHLKLYQESFPNPGTEIIDHAEEIDLDYSLEDLPKAIDSMVMACDRLKNISTSLRTFSRADKDYKVPFKIHEGIESTILILKHRLKANEQRPAIEVITDYGNLPEVECFPGQLNQVFMNILANAIDALDESNTGRNFAEIQENPNKITIQTSLKDNQVKITIADNANGMNEAVKHKIFDHLFTTKSVGKGTGLGLAIARQIVESTHGGKLSCNSVIGEGTEFIIEIAM from the coding sequence ATGGTTAGTACGAGAGTCAATATTCCCGGATATAAGGTTAGCGAAGAACTCTACAATGGTTCTAGAACCATCGTTTATCGAGGTTATCGAGAGACTGACTCATTACCCGTAGTGATTAAGTTGCTGAAAAATCCTTATCCGAGTTTCAGCGAACTTTTGTCGTTTCGTAATCAGTACACCATAGCGAAAAATCTCAACTCACCTCTGATCGTCCAAACCTATAACCTAGAACCGTATCAAAATACTTATGCCTTGGTAATGGAAGATTTTGGGGGGATTTCTCTCAAGGATTGGGGATTAAGGAGTGGGCTTGCCGTGAGCGTAGCCGAATGGGAGTGGAAAATTGGGCGAAACCTAGAATCTTTGATGGAGTTTTTAGAAATAGCGATCGCACTGTGCAACACCTTAGATATATTGTATCGCGATCGGATTATTCATAAAGATATCAAACCCGCCAATATTTTAATTAATCCAGAAACCAAACAAGTTAAATTAATTGACTTTAGTATTGCATCCCTACTACCACGGGAAACTCAAACACTGATGAATCCCAATGTTTTGGAAGGGACACTTGGTTATATTTCTCCCGAACAAACAGGAAGAATGAATCGGGGGATTGACTACCGGACTGATTTCTATTCTTTAGGTGTCACTTTTTATGAACTACTTACGGGTGAGTTACCCTTCCATTCAAACGACCCGATGGAGTTGGTACATTGTCATCTAGCAAAACTTCCACCAATTTTAGGCGATAGAAAAGAGATTCCCCAAGTTCTCTGTGACATCGTAATAAAATTGATGGCAAAAAATGCTGAAGACCGCTATCAAAGTGCATTGGGACTGAAATTTGATTTAGAAACTTGTTTATCTCAACTCCAAGAAACTGGTGAAATTAAGCATTTCCCAATTGCTCAACGGGATCTGTGCGATCGCTTTATTATCCCTGATAAACTTTATGGACGAGAAACAGAAGTAGAAACTCTCCTGCAAGCATTTGAGCGCGTTAGTACAGGTGCGACAGAAATGATGCTGGTGGCTGGTTTTTCGGGTATTGGTAAAACCGTTGTAGTTAACGAAGTTCATAAACCAATCGTCAAAAAACGCGGTTATTTTATCAAAGGGAAATATGACCAATTTCAACGAAATATTCCCTTTAGTGCTTTTGTACAAGCCTTCCGCGATTTAATGGGGCAATTATTAACCGAAAGCGATGCTCAAATCCAGCAATTTAAAACCAATATTTTAGCGGCTGTAGGTGATAATGGACAGGTAATTATTGATGTCATTCCCGAATTAGAAAGAATTATTGGTCAACAACCACCTGCTACAGAATTATCAGGAACTGCTGCCCAAAATCGGTTTAACTTATTATTTCAGAAATTTACCCAAGTCTTTACTAGTGAGAAACATCCATTAGTGATGTTTTTAGATGATTTGCAATGGGCAGATTCAGCATCGTTGATGTTAATACAGTTATTAATGGCTGATACGAAACATCTTTTTTTAATCGGTGCTTATCGTGATAACGAAGTCAATTCAGCACATCCATTAATGTTGACTTTGAATGATATCCAACAAACAGCAGCCACAATTAATACGATTACTTTAGCGTCTTTGAGTCAATCGCAAGTGAATCAGTTAGTTGCTGATACACTTAAATGTACAAAAGATTCGGCATTACCTGTTTCTCAATTGGTATTTCAGAAAACTCAAGGTAATCCGTTTTTTGGCATCCAGTTTCTCAAAGCATTACACCAAGATGGATTAATTGAATTTAACTTTGAATCAGGGTATTGGCAATGTGATATCACCAAAATAAATCAGCAAGCGGTGACAGATGATGTTGTTAAATTCATGGTATTTCAATTACAGAAACTATCTCCATCAACTCAAAATGTATTGCAGTTAGCTGCTTGCATTGGCAATCAATTTGATTTAGCAACCTTGGCGATTGTTTGGGAGTCATCAGAAATTGAAACAGCTGCGAGTTTATGGAAAGCTTTACAAGAAGGGTTGATTTTACCAATTAGTGATGTTTATAAATTTTATCAGGGAGAAAATCACGATCGATTGGCGCTGTCAACAGGGAATACCAATAAACAATTAGCCAAATATAGATTTTTACATGACAGAGTACAACAAGCTGCCTATTCTCTAATTCCTGATAACCAGAAACAAGCAACTCATCTCAAAATTGGTCAATTACTTCTAGAAAATTCCTCTCAAATAGAACAAGAAGAAAAACTGTTTGATATTGTTGGGCATTTGAATTTAGGGCAAGAGTTGATCGCCCAACCGCACCAGCGAGAAGCCTTGGCTCGACTTAACTTAGCAGCAGGAGGTAAAGCTAAAAACTCTACTGCTTATGCTGCTGCCAGAGCCTATTTACAAACTGGGATTGAGCTACTTACAATCAACTGCTGGCAAGATCAATATGAATTGACTTTGAGTCTCTATGTTGCCGCCGCCGAAGCCGCCTACTTAAATGCTGACTTTGATGGCATGGAACAAACAGCAGTACAGGTGTTGCAATCAGCCCAGACGATTTTAGACAAAGTTAAAATTTACGAAATTCAAATTGCTGCCCAGACAGCCCAGAGCAGACTATTAGAAGCGATCGCAGTTGGCAGAGATGCTTTAAAGCAATTGGGAGTTGAGCTACCCATCGAGCCAAACAATGCTGAGATTGGTAAAGCTTTACAAGTCCTTGCTAGTCAACTTGCAGGCAAACGAATTGAGGAACTAGCTGACTTACCAGTGATGACAGATCCCCAAGCACAGGCAGCCATGCAACTGTTAGGAATGTTGTTTGCACCCGTTTTTCAGGGAATGCCGGGTTTATTGCCTCTGATTAGCTGCACAATGGTGACTCTATCGCTTCAGTTTGGGAATACGCCCGCCTCAACTGTGGGGTATGGGCTGCACGGAATGGTGCTGTGTGCCTTTTTGGGAGAGGTTGAAGGGGGCTACGGTTTTGGGCAATTGGCATTGAATTTGCTAGATCGGTTTAATGTGCGGGAATTCAAATCCACGATTTCCATGTTGTTTGGTGGCTTTATTCAGCATCACCAAGAAACTCTCTCAGCAACGATACCGTTGCTGAAAGCTGGTTTTACCTCTGGTATGGAAACTGGCGATTTTTTACACGCTGGCTATAACGTATGTTGTTACAGCTATGCGGTCTTTTGGAGTGGCTCTGAACTTAGCAATTTGGAATTAGATATCGCAAGTTACAACGCCGCCTTAACTCAGGCGAAGCAACATTCTGCCCAGACTTATGTAAGTATTATGCGGCAGGCGGCACAGAACTTTAGGGAAACCCAAATTCAGCCCGATTGTTTGAGCGGCAGTATCTACGATGAAACGGTGATGATTCCTAAACATCATCAGGCTAATGAACTCACGGTGATGGCTGAGTTGTATATCTACAAACTGTTGCTTGCCTATTCTTTTGGTGATTACAAAGCTGCGATCGCTTACATTGAGGAAGGGAAAAAGTATTTACTTGCCGTATCAGGATTGATTTTTGTTCCGATTTCCCATTTTTATGCAGCCCTGACGCACCTAGCTCTATTTTCCACCCATCCAGAAATTGAACTTTCCCTAATTCTCGCCCAGGTAGAAATCCATCAAACCACTCTCCACCATTGTGCGCAAAATGCTCCCACAAATCATCTGCATAAATGGCATTTAGTTGAGGCTGAGAAACAACGAGTGTTGGGCAATAAAGCAGAAGCACTGGAAAATTACGATCGCGCCATAACTCTAGCTAAAGCCAACGGCTACATCCAAGAAGAAGCACTTAGCAATGAATTAGTAGCCAAATTTTATTTCGATTGGGGTAAAGAAAGAGTTGCCCAAGAATATATGCAAGAAGCATACTACTGTTACGCTCGTTGGGGCGCAAAAGCCAAAATAGAAGACTTAGAAAAACGCTATCCCCAACTACTGCAATCCATTCTGCAACAGCAACGAATCAACTTCAATACCCTAGAAACTATTAGCTTTCGTAGCACTTCCTCATCTACTTGCACTTCTACCACTGGCAGCACTAGTATTTCCCAGACATTAGATTTTACCTCTGTCCTCAAAGCTGCTCAAACTATCTCCAGTTCTCTGGAATTAGATCAACTCATTGCCAGCTTGACCCACATTATCCTAGAAAACTCTGGCGCCAAGAAAGCTGTACTCATTCTTCCCCAAGATGATACTTGGCAAGTTAGGGCAATTACCTCGATCAATCATGACCAAATACAAACCATTCTGGAACCACAATCACTCGCCGATTGTCAAGAGATTCCTGCAAAAATTATCAATTACGTCAAAAATACTCAACAAACAGTTGTTATAGACAATTGCAAAACAGATACCATTGGGTTGATTGGGGAATATATGCACCGAATACAACCCCAGAGTGTATTATGTACCCCGATTCTTAATCAAGGGCGTTTAGTAGGGATTCTTTACCTAGAAAATCAACTGACTCAAGGGGTATTTACTAGCGATCGCCTTTCTCTTGTAAATTTCCTCTGCACTCAAGCCGCAATTTCTTTAGAAAATGCCCAGTTATATAATCATCTCCAGGAGCGAGAAAAGTTCCTCAATAGTATTTACGAAGGTGTTGGCTGTCTGATATTTGTGACTGATATCCGTGATGATGGTAGGTTTGAGTACACAGGATGGAGTAAATCTTGCGAATTAGCGGTTGGTATACCTGCTTCTCAAGTGCTGGGTAAAACTCCGCAAGAAGTAATGGCTGCTGACGAAGGTGCAGCAGTCGAGCAAAAATATTTGCATTGTTTTCAGACCGGAATACCCATCACCTATGAAGAATGTCTAACATTTAATGACCAGAAAACTTGGTGGTTAACCACACTCAGTCCATTAAAAGATGAGACAGGCAAAGTTTATCGCATAGTTGGAACAACTATTAATATTAGCGATCGCAAACAAGCTGAATCAGCAGTTACAGAAAAATCTCAAGCACTCGGAACAGCCTTAGAAGATTTACAGCAAGCCCAATTACAAATTGTTCAAAGTGAGAAAATGTCTGCACTGGGTAATTTAGTTGCTGGCGTAGCCCATGAAATGAATAATCCTTTGGGATTTATTTCTGCAAGTCTCAAACAAACTAAACCCACTATCGCTGATCTTGTGCAACACTTGAAACTTTATCAAGAAAGTTTCCCTAATCCGGGTACTGAAATTATTGATCATGCAGAAGAAATTGACTTAGATTATAGCTTAGAAGATTTACCCAAGGCAATTGATTCAATGGTGATGGCGTGCGATCGCCTGAAAAATATCAGCACTAGTTTAAGAACTTTCTCCCGCGCTGATAAAGATTACAAAGTGCCATTTAAAATTCATGAAGGGATTGAAAGTACAATTTTAATTCTCAAACATCGCCTCAAAGCCAATGAACAACGTCCAGCAATTGAAGTAATAACCGATTATGGCAATTTGCCTGAAGTTGAATGTTTTCCTGGACAACTAAACCAGGTGTTTATGAATATCCTAGCTAATGCCATTGATGCCTTAGATGAGTCGAATACTGGGCGGAATTTTGCAGAGATCCAAGAAAATCCTAACAAGATTACAATTCAAACCTCATTGAAAGATAATCAAGTGAAAATAACGATTGCTGATAATGCTAATGGCATGAATGAAGCAGTCAAACACAAGATATTTGACCATTTGTTTACGACGAAATCTGTGGGAAAAGGAACGGGTTTAGGATTAGCGATCGCCCGACAAATCGTCGAATCAACCCACGGCGGCAAATTGAGTTGCAATTCTGTTATCGGTGAAGGTACAGAATTTATCATTGAAATTGCAATGTAA